In the genome of Dromiciops gliroides isolate mDroGli1 chromosome 1, mDroGli1.pri, whole genome shotgun sequence, the window ccactccactccccaggcttcagtttccttctctgtaaaatgagagggttgtactagatggcttctgaagtcccttccaggtcaATATCTACGAtcttatcccccccccccttttttttacagaaagggaaactgcaGCCCAGAAGTGTCAAAGAGAAGGCACCAACCTAGACCACAATGGGAATGAGTAGCAAAGCCACTCGTTTCCACGCTACCAAGACTGTCTGGATGGGATCCAGAGCCTGGGGGAGCAAAGAGCTGGGCCTGAGGTATCATGAATTTAGTCTCCTTCCTGGAGTGGAGCCTAGGCTGCTCATGTATGTGCCCAGTACTTCGAACACGGGGAAATTCCTGAATGTTGAAGACATTTCTCACCTGCTCTAAGCCGTTCTCAGAGTCCCGCCGAGGGGGCCACACCACTGAAAGCTTTCCAGAGGGTGTGCTCTCTGCAAGGAAAGGGGTCAAATAAAAGAATGGGAGCAGCATCTCTGCGGTCCCACCTCGATGGTTTTCCTGGTTTATGGTCTGGAAAAgatcctcctcccccaccccaccccccagtctgGCGCCTGGGGCCATAGCAGTCCACGCCCTATTAAATGTACATAGAAGCGAGAGGCCTGCTCTGGTCCTCTCCAACCCCACTCCCTCCGCACGGATTCCCGGCGCTTGGAGACTCCCTCCGTCCGGTAAAGGGGGGCGGGGCGGAAGGAGTTGGGGGTCCAAAGGCAGAAGCCTCAGTCTGAGACCCGCCCAGGGAAGGCCGAGAAGCTGACTGGGCAGTGGGAAGAGCCGGCATCTTACCGGTGAGACTCGGGGTCGGCTCCttgaactctgaggtaccatagATGCTGCGCCTCTGGCGCTGCAGCTCCCGCTCCCTCTGTCGAACTTCTCGGACCTCCTGCTCCAACAGCGACAACTGGCCTCGACGGATCGGGGCCGCGTTCGTAGTGGAGGCCGGGGCCAAAGCTAGATCGAGGGTCGGGGCCAGAGGTGGGACCGGGGGCCGAGCACTTGGGGTGGATGCCGAGGCAAGAGCCGGGCTCGGAGAGCTCAAGGCGGAGGCTGAAGCCGGGCCTGGGGCACGTGGGGCCGAGGCCAGGGCCTGGGCAGGAGCCGGAGCCAGCGCCGGGGCTAGGTCTGGCGTCCCGACCTCAGCTGGAACTGGGTTTCGGGCCCGTGCAGTTGCTGGAACTGGGGCTGGAGTAGGAGAATGAGCCAAGACGGGTGCCCGGAGTCGGCTGCGATGCTCCAGAACCACCACGTGGGCGGCGCCACTGGCC includes:
- the MISP3 gene encoding uncharacterized protein MISP3, which produces MEPPGAATTETPIEREIRQNQEREASLRRSRGLSPSFAGRELVELRLRPILSLLPGPGPGLPRDVERARAGAQMQRDIAREARREEALVRLGPGPCGGREYGQGPQPLSERKLVFEAGGAHSRAESVGRGPSFTEASGAAHVVVLEHRSRLRAPVLAHSPTPAPVPATARARNPVPAEVGTPDLAPALAPAPAQALASAPRAPGPASASALSSPSPALASASTPSARPPVPPLAPTLDLALAPASTTNAAPIRRGQLSLLEQEVREVRQRERELQRQRRSIYGTSEFKEPTPSLTESTPSGKLSVVWPPRRDSENGLEQDYRASARSVNRGKKIMIHTGEPLSQEE